GAAAACTAGAGTCAGGTTTATTTTCATAAGTAAACTCCGCCATAATCGTTTTTCCATAACCCGTAATTAACGGACAGCAGGTATAACCATCATAACTTCCTGTTAGTTTTTGAGACTGAATTAAACTGTAGAGATTTTCCACTAATGCAGGTGCTTGTTTCCGAATTGCTGCTGCGGTTTTAGAAGTCGGTAGGGAAGAAGCATCTCCTAACGCAAATACATTCGGATAAATGTTATGTTGTAACGTTGTTTTATTCACATCTACCCATCCCCCCGGTTGTACTGCTAAGGGACTATTTTTAATAAAATCCGGGGAACTCATGGGTGGCGTGACGTGAATTAAATCATATTTAATCCTGACTTCCTCCACTCCATTAGCCGTTGTGACAGTAAAAATGGCTTCTTTGGTTTCGGGTTTAATCGCTTTGAGATTATGTTGATACTTAACATCAATATTGCGACGTTCCACGACTTTTTCTAATGCTTCACAATAGCCCGGAATGGGGAACATTTTACCAACGGCTGTACAATACATAACCTGGCTTTTTTCCCGTACCCCATTGTTGCGGAAGGTATCATCCGCTAAATACATAATCTTTTGGGGTGCTCCTCCACATTTAATGGGTGTGGATGGAAAGGTAAAAATTGCCGTTCCCCCTTTAAAATTCTTTAACAATTCCCAAGTATAGGGCGCGTATTCTAAAGAATAATTACTTGTGACTCCATTTTTACCAATGGCATCTTTTAATCCTTCGACTAAATGCCAATCAATTTGAATCCCTGGACAAACCACTAAGTATTGATATTGAATGCGCTGGCCATCTTGGGTAATGACTACATTATTTTCCGGTTCAAATTGATCCGCATAAGCTTTAATCCACTTGACACCAGGAGGAATACAGTCTTTTTCGTCTTTAATCGTATCGTCAATGTTATAAGCACCCCCACCCACTAACGTCCAAGCGGGTTGATAGTAATGTTTCTCTGAGGGTTCAATAATAGCAATATCCAGGCTAGAATCTTTCCGCATCAGTTGGGCGGCGACGGTAATTCCTCCGGCTCCTCCCCCAACAATCACAATTTGATGGCGGGCTGTATGGGGTGTTGTATCGGAATTTGATGCTTGTAGGTTTGTACTTGACATAATGGCTGGTCGCTTTTGGACAAATCTCCTTTTTGAGTGTAGAGGGGAAGTCACCCTTGGGCACAATCCATTAACAACTTTTAAGAATTATGGCCCAAAGGATGATTTTAGGCTTCTCCTCAACCCTTTTATTCTCTGTTAGAAATTTTTTTAGATATCTACCTTAACTCCTTCACCGCAAATCTTGGGGAGAATAATTATTAACATTAATCAATAAATTTATTTTATAATTTTTGATAAAGAGCTTTAAAAGTATTAATTTAGAATCTATATTCTAATCATTTATGGATTGATTGCTAAAGGATATTGCTTTTTTAGAATTTATTTTAAAAGTCTATGAATACAATCACTTATTGCTCATCATTTAAAAAATAAAAATCTATCTTTATGAAGATTTACAAAAATTAATTTATTTGTTATATTTATTAATACATAAAAAAGTACCTGGTTATCAATCGATAATATAGTACATATTTATAATTAAACTCTATGTTTTTTCCAAAACAAAGCCATCTCATCGGTATTAAAGGATTACGGATTCCTCGAAAGTAATTGTAAAATATTTATCCTATTCGGAATTTAATTTTAGGATTAATATAGATTTAAGGAGGAGTTAAGAGGCAATTTAACCCCTAGAATAAAAATAAGGAAATACCCATTAGTCGATTGGCTCTGCTTTTAGGTTAAATTTCTGCTCCGTCAACCTTAAATTTAGCAATTAAAACCTTAAAACAGTAGACTTATGGCTTCACAACACCAAGTTAAACAATATTTAGCCTACTGGTTTCAGT
This is a stretch of genomic DNA from Planktothrix tepida PCC 9214. It encodes these proteins:
- a CDS encoding NAD(P)/FAD-dependent oxidoreductase codes for the protein MSSTNLQASNSDTTPHTARHQIVIVGGGAGGITVAAQLMRKDSSLDIAIIEPSEKHYYQPAWTLVGGGAYNIDDTIKDEKDCIPPGVKWIKAYADQFEPENNVVITQDGQRIQYQYLVVCPGIQIDWHLVEGLKDAIGKNGVTSNYSLEYAPYTWELLKNFKGGTAIFTFPSTPIKCGGAPQKIMYLADDTFRNNGVREKSQVMYCTAVGKMFPIPGYCEALEKVVERRNIDVKYQHNLKAIKPETKEAIFTVTTANGVEEVRIKYDLIHVTPPMSSPDFIKNSPLAVQPGGWVDVNKTTLQHNIYPNVFALGDASSLPTSKTAAAIRKQAPALVENLYSLIQSQKLTGSYDGYTCCPLITGYGKTIMAEFTYENKPDSSFPFDPTQERYSMWLAKRYILPWLYWNRMLKGAPFEADRLKSLKG